A single Amphiura filiformis chromosome 19, Afil_fr2py, whole genome shotgun sequence DNA region contains:
- the LOC140141270 gene encoding uncharacterized protein, with translation MKIKNTLVVFIFTVLVIQSCAQKEDKKDKENHGNNGHKENKEDHGNNGHEENKENHGNNGHKEHKEKHENNGRDDLADFFHGSGEEFADLFDPGMAPVFIFGNNNNIEWKVVKKTIECEDKHDDHHRDSDLFK, from the exons ATGAAGATTAAGAATACGTTGGTTGTCTTCATTTTTACGGTTCTCGTAATACAAAGTTGTGCCCAAAAGGAAgacaaaaaagacaaagaaaaccaTGGAAACAACGGACACAAGGAAAACAAAGAAGACCATGGAAACAACGGACACGAGGAAAACAAAGAAAACCATGGAAACAATGGACACAAGGAAcacaaagaaaaacatgaaaacaacgGAAGAGATG ATTTAGCGGATTTCTTTCATGGTTCGGGAGAGGAGTTTGCAGATCTTTTCGACCCTGGAATGGCACCGGTGTTTATTTTTGGCAACAATAATAACATAGAATG GAAAGTCGTGAAGAAAACCATTGAATGCGAAGACAAGCATGATGATCACCATCGTGATAGTGATTTATTTAAATAG